The Grimontia kaedaensis genome has a window encoding:
- a CDS encoding response regulator, with the protein MVSVVQEICRPATLGKVSDTRKRLGQTLKQRGVADHLSNKIQLCFSEAAANLLEHTEPLPTFIAVSLECVDGLWLLHIDDDGESWDPTLASRVKSLDTFEEKEGGRGLALIHSLTDGLEYTKRTTFGENRLTLKWSIQQVATRPCVLVVEDDDSQRRLISAYLSEHFKVSEASNGQDALQFLMNNNVDLVISDIRMPGMDGLDLKKALHNQTNTLLTPFIFLTYADSQEIRDNAMGLGIDDYILKPVTKSALVQSARRVLHRSEQIYRQLTDKVNHRITNALTPSLPAESRQWQIAFATRNTGIGGGDLVLHRDTDDFLMINMVDVMGHDVAAKFFSYAYGGYLRGLMYHVDDTDDPCGTLLSRLSDCAMDDNLLSQVILTCCSVALYGDAKFSVATAGHPAPIKVNEHGAALLDVGGIMPGVLYGADYKTQTTSLQSGERIAVYTDGLFEAADSADGRQVLEKAVMRELENTLSLPVAEAVQHVIQVFDNYGDWHRDDATIMLLEYVDPVLD; encoded by the coding sequence ATGGTCTCAGTAGTTCAGGAAATCTGTCGACCAGCGACACTAGGAAAAGTCAGTGATACTCGCAAGCGGCTTGGTCAAACACTCAAGCAACGCGGTGTCGCCGATCATCTTTCTAACAAGATTCAGCTTTGTTTCTCTGAAGCGGCCGCTAATCTACTGGAACACACGGAACCTCTTCCAACATTTATCGCAGTCTCATTGGAATGCGTTGATGGACTGTGGCTGCTTCACATTGACGATGACGGTGAAAGCTGGGATCCCACTCTCGCTAGCCGCGTTAAATCACTAGACACTTTTGAAGAAAAGGAAGGCGGACGTGGTTTAGCCTTGATCCACAGCCTGACAGATGGACTTGAATACACAAAACGTACCACCTTTGGGGAAAACCGCCTCACCCTCAAATGGAGCATTCAACAAGTGGCGACCAGACCTTGTGTATTGGTCGTCGAAGACGATGACAGCCAGCGCAGACTGATCAGTGCTTACCTCTCTGAGCACTTCAAAGTGTCAGAAGCATCCAACGGTCAGGACGCACTCCAGTTTCTGATGAATAACAACGTAGATCTGGTTATTTCCGATATTCGGATGCCAGGCATGGACGGGTTGGATTTAAAAAAGGCACTTCACAATCAGACCAATACTTTGCTCACGCCGTTTATCTTCCTCACATATGCGGACAGTCAGGAAATACGCGACAACGCCATGGGATTAGGTATTGATGATTACATTCTTAAGCCTGTCACCAAATCTGCATTGGTTCAGAGTGCTCGGCGGGTTTTGCACCGCTCCGAACAAATCTACCGTCAGCTCACCGACAAGGTAAACCATCGCATCACTAATGCATTGACGCCTTCTTTGCCAGCAGAGTCCCGACAATGGCAAATAGCATTTGCCACAAGAAATACGGGCATCGGCGGCGGTGATTTGGTTCTTCACCGCGATACCGACGACTTCCTCATGATCAATATGGTCGACGTAATGGGTCACGATGTGGCGGCAAAATTCTTCTCATATGCCTATGGGGGTTATCTTCGCGGGCTTATGTACCACGTTGATGATACTGATGATCCCTGCGGTACGCTGCTCAGTCGCCTCTCCGATTGTGCCATGGACGACAATTTGCTTTCTCAGGTCATCCTTACTTGCTGCTCTGTCGCCCTTTACGGTGACGCAAAATTTTCCGTAGCCACCGCTGGACACCCTGCCCCCATCAAAGTCAATGAGCACGGTGCGGCACTGCTGGACGTGGGCGGTATTATGCCTGGGGTATTGTATGGCGCTGACTACAAAACCCAGACCACCTCACTCCAATCGGGAGAACGCATCGCCGTATACACAGATGGATTGTTTGAAGCAGCAGATTCTGCCGATGGACGGCAGGTTCTCGAAAAGGCCGTGATGCGTGAACTGGAAAACACATTGTCGCTTCCCGTTGCCGAAGCCGTTCAACATGTTATTCAGGTTTTTGATAATTATGGAGATTGGCACCGCGACGACGCCACCATCATGCTATTGGAATACGTC
- a CDS encoding protein SypD: protein MFISPLNVEIERIYFQIVRNNYKTLTITATESGEGVTSLASAIAHRSLLAGQSTLVVDLNLYHPSLVSQGMTVTTYDNHYLPNPELVGVDGENTYFTGIIAPSKRETIMELRRPGSLETYVEEWHKDYDLIIFDTSPVARLNANNIPPERVAAASDGTIMVVMSGQTTEAQASESVKKLNDAGAHLLGCVMNDKNNPSLKTEVLREIGRLGNRFPKLTQKLRKSIFSSHLLSLEI from the coding sequence ATGTTTATTTCGCCGCTTAATGTCGAAATCGAACGTATTTACTTTCAAATCGTTCGTAACAACTACAAAACCCTTACTATCACTGCCACGGAGTCTGGCGAAGGCGTCACCTCGCTGGCATCGGCTATCGCTCATCGTTCTTTGCTCGCTGGCCAGTCTACCTTGGTTGTGGACCTAAACCTCTACCACCCAAGCTTGGTGAGCCAAGGTATGACGGTGACCACCTATGACAATCACTATCTGCCCAACCCTGAGCTTGTTGGTGTAGATGGAGAGAACACCTATTTTACCGGCATTATCGCGCCTTCCAAGCGTGAAACCATCATGGAACTGCGCCGCCCGGGCTCGCTGGAAACGTATGTCGAGGAATGGCACAAAGACTATGACCTGATCATTTTCGATACCTCACCAGTGGCTCGCCTCAATGCCAATAATATTCCTCCAGAGCGAGTGGCAGCGGCTTCTGATGGCACCATTATGGTGGTCATGTCCGGTCAGACGACAGAAGCGCAAGCATCAGAATCAGTCAAAAAGCTCAATGACGCGGGTGCCCATCTGTTGGGTTGTGTCATGAACGACAAAAACAATCCATCGCTGAAAACCGAGGTCCTCCGTGAGATTGGTAGGTTAGGGAATCGCTTCCCGAAACTCACGCAAAAGCTCCGCAAGTCGATATTCAGCAGCCATCTGCTGTCGTTGGAGATTTAA
- a CDS encoding polysaccharide biosynthesis/export family protein — MNRIFALFAALLLSFTAQADDYRVQVGDQIAIMLPGEVTLNKEFQIDRQGRLTLPEVGMIEATGMSEAELDAAVKETLSAVIRDLSSLQVFVSKRQLLVTIEGYVEEPGEFTLNQNASVQMALYAAGGLRAGAQLDRFQLRRGEEVIIFDYKKFLDTGDSAILPELRSLDTLFIPVSPMIGNIEQTFDPTALADSGDAAEDREAIKVFGEVLRPGSFSAKDENNLVDMLMRAGGVTRYAAVEQIRVISGNEPKIFDLKKYLDSGDESLLPTIVAGATIFVPKQEEEIKAGSNIVYVMGEVAKPGAYEGKEEATFIDILANAGGPNRFADSRQIRIIRRDGSTVPFDLSEFTDGRMSGPMPAIKPGDAIFVPEKLDQNEKSWLKVAPSRAVRVIGEVLRPSRVEWSDEMSLLDLLAHVGGPTSRADTSRIEVVTPIGGNRTKTYVLNLDTFINEGRPDSELPEIRAGSTVRVHDLPDDPVDNKSKWIRQSSDSSIYVFGQVGAPGRYRFTEEMHFLDILSAADGPTANADLHNIRITHLDGKHARVSRLNLALFFETGDSNLLPEVNIGDTIYIPEKDRNWLDRPKEETIRVLGAVNKPGRYNFDDHMTILDLLAEAGGTSNNAYVEKITVVNLSCCRDQARTFNLSEFSRTARFQDLPVLRAGDTVYIPSKDESTAEKIRQGITDLFQLAGIAALIGVL; from the coding sequence ATGAACCGAATTTTTGCCCTCTTTGCTGCCTTGTTGCTGAGCTTTACAGCGCAAGCAGATGACTATCGTGTTCAGGTGGGTGACCAAATTGCCATCATGTTGCCCGGTGAAGTCACACTCAATAAAGAATTCCAGATAGACCGTCAGGGTCGTCTGACGCTCCCCGAAGTCGGCATGATTGAAGCGACTGGGATGTCAGAAGCAGAGCTGGATGCCGCGGTGAAAGAGACCCTCAGCGCCGTCATTCGAGATTTGTCGTCTTTGCAGGTATTCGTCAGCAAACGACAGCTTTTAGTCACCATCGAAGGTTATGTGGAGGAGCCAGGCGAATTCACGCTTAACCAAAATGCGTCGGTTCAAATGGCACTTTATGCTGCAGGAGGCCTTCGAGCAGGTGCCCAACTTGACCGCTTCCAACTGCGCCGTGGCGAAGAAGTCATTATCTTCGACTATAAGAAATTTCTTGATACGGGCGACTCTGCCATTCTGCCCGAACTGCGTTCATTAGATACGCTTTTCATCCCAGTCTCTCCCATGATCGGTAACATCGAGCAAACCTTCGACCCCACAGCGCTTGCAGACTCCGGTGATGCAGCAGAAGACAGGGAAGCCATAAAAGTATTCGGGGAAGTGCTGCGCCCCGGCAGCTTTTCAGCCAAAGACGAAAACAATCTTGTCGATATGTTGATGCGTGCCGGTGGTGTGACACGCTACGCAGCCGTTGAGCAAATCCGTGTCATATCAGGAAACGAACCAAAGATCTTTGACCTTAAAAAATACCTCGACTCCGGTGATGAAAGCCTTCTGCCAACCATCGTCGCTGGTGCGACCATCTTCGTACCCAAGCAGGAAGAAGAGATCAAAGCCGGTTCAAACATTGTTTATGTGATGGGTGAAGTCGCAAAACCTGGGGCTTATGAGGGCAAAGAAGAGGCTACCTTTATCGATATTCTTGCCAATGCTGGCGGCCCAAACCGATTTGCTGACAGCCGCCAAATCCGAATTATCCGACGGGATGGTTCGACTGTACCTTTTGACCTCTCTGAATTCACAGATGGCCGGATGAGTGGCCCAATGCCCGCCATTAAGCCGGGTGACGCTATCTTTGTGCCGGAAAAGCTAGATCAGAATGAAAAATCCTGGCTAAAAGTGGCTCCTTCACGTGCGGTGCGTGTTATTGGCGAAGTATTGCGTCCCAGCCGCGTAGAATGGTCAGATGAAATGTCACTGCTGGATTTGCTGGCTCATGTCGGAGGCCCAACTTCACGTGCAGACACCAGCCGTATTGAAGTAGTAACACCTATCGGTGGCAACCGCACCAAAACCTACGTGCTCAACCTGGACACCTTTATCAACGAAGGTCGCCCTGACAGCGAGCTACCAGAAATTCGCGCGGGCTCTACAGTGCGTGTGCATGACTTGCCCGATGATCCTGTCGATAACAAATCCAAATGGATTCGCCAAAGTTCAGACAGTTCCATCTATGTCTTCGGACAGGTGGGCGCACCCGGTCGATACCGCTTTACAGAAGAAATGCACTTTCTGGATATTCTTTCCGCCGCAGATGGTCCGACTGCCAATGCGGATTTGCACAATATCCGCATTACCCACCTGGATGGTAAACATGCCCGGGTCAGCCGTCTGAATCTCGCCCTGTTTTTTGAAACTGGCGACTCCAACTTACTGCCAGAAGTGAATATCGGCGACACCATTTATATCCCGGAAAAAGACAGGAACTGGCTTGACCGCCCTAAAGAAGAAACTATTAGGGTGCTAGGCGCGGTTAACAAACCCGGGCGCTATAACTTTGACGACCATATGACGATTTTGGACCTGCTTGCCGAAGCTGGCGGCACTTCCAACAACGCATATGTTGAGAAAATCACTGTGGTGAACTTATCCTGCTGCCGCGATCAGGCACGTACTTTCAACCTTTCAGAGTTCAGCCGCACAGCTCGTTTTCAGGATTTACCCGTTCTTCGGGCCGGAGATACGGTGTATATCCCGAGCAAAGACGAAAGTACCGCTGAGAAAATCCGACAGGGTATTACTGACCTGTTCCAGCTCGCTGGTATCGCCGCACTTATAGGAGTGTTGTGA
- a CDS encoding OmpA family protein, giving the protein MRKLFTLTFAITVLSGCSAFPDHGQGGMAEAYHSTISPVMPDEPLGPEHGLRFEWELGARHLDVLVLEGAELCFPATVLQARRIQDRIVRELHGGLEFDAANDIIIQRATLERLEKQLDAVKRSGACVPASADGYNNASDLAAKIYALLNVDNQFAFNSPEVNPKYMGHLAEAAHLLRDIPQYSLHVTGHADSIGNSTANQKLSLARANQVKRYLQIFGLAPSRITVAAVGSADPLFEGNEPETRLVNRRVSIEVIEAGSKSGNGGTKL; this is encoded by the coding sequence ATGAGAAAACTCTTTACGCTTACCTTTGCGATTACAGTACTTTCAGGCTGTTCAGCATTTCCTGATCATGGTCAGGGTGGTATGGCTGAGGCTTATCATTCAACCATTTCTCCTGTTATGCCAGATGAGCCACTAGGCCCTGAACACGGTTTACGCTTTGAATGGGAACTCGGTGCCAGACATTTGGATGTGTTGGTGCTTGAAGGAGCCGAGCTTTGCTTTCCAGCCACCGTGCTGCAAGCCAGAAGAATACAAGATCGCATTGTCCGTGAGCTACATGGCGGACTCGAATTTGATGCTGCCAATGACATCATCATCCAACGTGCCACTCTTGAAAGACTCGAAAAGCAGCTAGATGCTGTAAAGCGCAGTGGTGCTTGTGTACCGGCATCAGCAGACGGCTACAACAACGCCTCTGACCTCGCTGCTAAAATCTATGCTCTGCTGAATGTTGATAATCAGTTTGCTTTCAACTCACCAGAAGTTAACCCAAAATACATGGGGCACCTCGCGGAGGCCGCTCACCTTCTCCGTGATATTCCTCAATACAGCCTCCATGTAACGGGGCATGCAGACTCAATCGGAAACTCAACTGCAAACCAAAAGCTATCTCTTGCCCGTGCTAATCAGGTCAAACGTTACTTGCAGATTTTCGGATTAGCACCGTCGCGCATTACTGTCGCAGCTGTTGGCTCAGCCGATCCTCTGTTTGAAGGCAATGAGCCTGAAACCCGCTTGGTCAATCGCCGCGTCTCGATCGAAGTCATCGAGGCTGGATCGAAATCTGGCAATGGGGGAACCAAGCTATGA
- a CDS encoding STAS domain-containing protein codes for MQIESIKQPDESLLLIVRGDMDAQGCSEAQPTLDELVAEEKMSDITMNLGEVDFLDSSGIGAIVFLFKRLKAKGHTLSLTNVHGQPMEIITLLRINSAISVEAAQTTQ; via the coding sequence ATGCAAATTGAATCCATTAAACAGCCTGATGAATCCCTCCTACTCATCGTCCGAGGCGACATGGATGCCCAAGGATGCAGCGAAGCACAACCCACGCTCGATGAGCTCGTTGCTGAAGAGAAAATGTCTGACATCACCATGAACTTGGGTGAAGTCGACTTCCTAGACAGCTCCGGTATTGGCGCCATTGTCTTTCTGTTCAAAAGACTCAAAGCCAAAGGCCACACATTGTCTTTGACCAATGTGCACGGCCAACCCATGGAAATCATCACACTGCTGCGCATCAACAGCGCCATCTCTGTAGAAGCTGCGCAAACCACTCAGTAA
- a CDS encoding response regulator: protein MKQLPLWLKYMLSVLALTMALSFIAGEAVRSFERNYLSERMDNQIRANFSALTSALSSDVLTKSSGALNDKLALMAEHYPDLCYISIVTEGGVEIGQWGDKPHDDNPMALNFVNPVNFSDTRIGDMQISMSKKQMMADIELHVEKMRIYTAITLLILGFMIYLISQKMIFSPLSNINQRLIGVAEQEGHPREHLDEITRLSKSVDDLEFHIERLKFRELELDHAREQAVAANMAKSQFIATMSHEIRTPMNAILGAIDILKEEELPEQCETLTNMADDAAHLLLNQLNDILDYSKIDVGAIKIEEREFDVAEMARGVISMFEKSAHAKSLQLRLDDRLNHHVVAKTDEGKLSQVMTNLVGNAIKFTQFGEVELMLNHQFPSGLRIQVRDSGIGIEPEYQNLIFEPFTQKDATFSRTYGGVGMGLAISKRLVELMGGEIKLESHVGLGSEFTVILPCELHYPEEYEPETLSRKAFRSDTGTAILLVEDNVANQLIARTMLERAGFRVTTANNGKEAIDAVEKDEFALVLMDLQMPEMDGFTACETIRTLNEQGRTLPILAMTANVSEKDKAKCKEVGMDDFLAKPVNKRTMIDVIENWTGKKHISFDA from the coding sequence ATGAAGCAGTTACCACTATGGTTGAAATATATGCTGTCCGTTCTAGCGCTGACAATGGCGCTGAGCTTTATCGCCGGAGAAGCTGTTCGTTCTTTCGAGCGCAACTATCTTTCTGAGCGCATGGATAACCAAATCCGCGCTAACTTCTCTGCACTCACATCCGCACTGTCTTCCGACGTGCTGACAAAAAGTTCTGGAGCACTGAATGACAAGCTCGCTTTGATGGCCGAGCACTACCCGGACCTTTGCTACATATCCATTGTCACTGAAGGTGGAGTAGAAATAGGTCAATGGGGTGACAAACCACACGACGACAATCCGATGGCCCTCAACTTCGTCAACCCCGTCAACTTCAGTGATACTCGCATTGGCGACATGCAAATCTCCATGAGTAAGAAGCAGATGATGGCCGACATTGAACTTCATGTAGAAAAGATGCGCATTTACACAGCGATCACTTTGCTGATTCTAGGTTTCATGATTTACCTCATCTCACAAAAAATGATTTTCAGCCCTCTATCGAATATCAATCAACGCCTGATAGGTGTGGCTGAACAGGAAGGCCATCCCCGTGAGCATTTAGATGAAATCACACGTCTCTCAAAATCTGTTGATGATTTGGAATTCCATATTGAACGCCTGAAATTCAGGGAATTAGAACTCGATCATGCCCGTGAACAAGCTGTTGCCGCCAACATGGCGAAGTCACAGTTCATAGCAACCATGAGCCATGAAATCCGCACCCCTATGAACGCCATCCTCGGAGCCATCGATATACTCAAAGAAGAAGAGCTCCCTGAGCAGTGTGAAACACTCACTAACATGGCGGACGATGCTGCGCATCTTCTGCTTAATCAGCTCAACGACATTCTTGATTACTCAAAAATCGATGTCGGTGCGATCAAAATTGAGGAGAGAGAGTTTGATGTGGCGGAAATGGCTCGAGGCGTAATTTCAATGTTCGAGAAATCTGCACACGCCAAATCGCTCCAACTTCGACTCGATGATCGCCTCAATCATCACGTGGTGGCAAAAACGGACGAGGGCAAACTATCCCAAGTCATGACCAATCTGGTGGGAAATGCGATCAAATTTACCCAGTTTGGTGAAGTAGAATTAATGCTTAACCACCAGTTTCCTAGTGGACTACGTATTCAAGTCCGCGATTCCGGTATCGGTATTGAACCCGAATATCAAAACCTGATTTTTGAACCCTTTACCCAGAAAGACGCAACCTTCTCACGTACTTATGGTGGCGTTGGAATGGGCCTTGCGATATCAAAGCGCCTGGTCGAATTGATGGGAGGTGAAATCAAGCTGGAGAGTCACGTTGGACTTGGCAGTGAATTCACCGTTATTTTGCCCTGTGAACTCCACTACCCAGAAGAATATGAACCCGAGACACTCAGTCGCAAAGCCTTCAGAAGCGATACTGGAACTGCCATTCTTCTGGTGGAAGATAACGTCGCCAACCAGCTCATTGCGAGAACCATGTTAGAGCGAGCAGGCTTTAGGGTCACTACCGCTAATAACGGCAAAGAGGCTATTGATGCGGTCGAAAAGGACGAATTTGCTCTGGTGTTAATGGACTTACAAATGCCCGAGATGGACGGATTCACTGCTTGTGAAACGATTCGAACCCTCAACGAACAAGGACGTACTCTGCCTATTCTTGCCATGACCGCCAACGTGAGTGAGAAAGATAAAGCAAAATGCAAAGAAGTGGGCATGGATGATTTCCTCGCTAAGCCCGTCAACAAACGTACTATGATCGATGTGATTGAGAACTGGACAGGGAAGAAGCACATCAGCTTTGACGCTTAA
- a CDS encoding O-antigen ligase family protein yields MQLFEWLNEQRQLLLTRIRTHFVHATAAFVALSCMVWLVIPHPVIPVAIGLVPLAILITLSQPVLLGLLFIAFSFFRLHEAFAPLYNLKFPLLLSLGTLTTLAWHIGLSGKIKMWTSKELNAFYIFFALVFIGIPLSSNVGEAIAYFKNIYVKIGIMTPALAWLLTGIHHYRNAMIMITVSGTAVAIVTLFNKVNGIGMVEGTRVTVGRELGSVLGDPNDLALVLLFPFSFTISILMTPGLSKKTRFLAFLSAVAIFSAIIATQSRGGLLGIMSAVGVLAWRRVKSKTLLFIGGGITAAVLFVAAGISGRKSGGAAEEGLDASAAGRLYAWEAAFYMAVDNPLSGVGLNNFYFNYFEYSKHWDGLNHAVHSTWFGVLGETGFIGLIAFMVMTITVFVSAKRATGIVMANPVEYGPVIRAISEGLYSGIVAFCVSGTFLTQGFTWPIYILLALTASVFRYVSLREADLFEQRNRSAKQEAKDNSEPEPPPNPFIKKR; encoded by the coding sequence ATGCAATTATTCGAATGGCTTAACGAGCAAAGACAACTTCTGCTTACCCGCATAAGAACGCATTTCGTTCATGCGACGGCAGCGTTTGTCGCACTGTCTTGCATGGTGTGGCTGGTTATTCCTCATCCAGTGATCCCGGTTGCTATTGGTCTGGTCCCTCTGGCGATTCTTATCACTCTTTCTCAGCCTGTATTACTTGGTCTGCTGTTTATTGCCTTTTCCTTTTTCCGCTTACACGAAGCTTTTGCACCACTCTATAACCTTAAGTTCCCGCTTCTTTTGTCGCTCGGTACCCTGACGACACTTGCCTGGCATATCGGCCTCAGCGGCAAAATTAAAATGTGGACATCCAAGGAACTGAATGCCTTTTACATCTTCTTTGCGTTGGTCTTTATTGGTATTCCTCTCTCTAGCAACGTGGGCGAAGCCATCGCCTATTTTAAAAACATCTACGTAAAAATCGGCATTATGACGCCAGCCTTGGCGTGGCTTTTAACCGGCATACATCACTATCGCAATGCCATGATAATGATCACTGTGTCAGGTACCGCCGTCGCGATTGTGACCTTGTTCAACAAAGTGAATGGCATCGGCATGGTGGAAGGAACACGCGTCACCGTTGGGCGAGAGTTAGGCTCTGTGCTTGGCGACCCTAACGATTTAGCGTTGGTACTTCTGTTCCCCTTTTCTTTTACTATCAGCATCCTAATGACACCCGGATTATCAAAGAAGACTCGCTTTCTCGCTTTTCTCTCAGCGGTTGCCATTTTCTCCGCCATTATTGCGACACAAAGCCGTGGAGGACTATTAGGCATAATGTCTGCCGTTGGTGTGTTAGCTTGGCGTCGGGTGAAATCGAAAACCCTGCTGTTTATTGGTGGTGGTATTACTGCGGCAGTCTTGTTTGTGGCAGCAGGGATAAGCGGCCGTAAATCGGGTGGTGCTGCAGAGGAAGGCCTGGATGCTTCCGCCGCTGGTCGTCTTTACGCTTGGGAAGCAGCTTTTTATATGGCAGTCGACAATCCATTATCAGGTGTCGGTTTAAACAACTTCTATTTCAACTATTTTGAATATTCTAAGCATTGGGATGGCTTAAACCACGCTGTACACAGCACCTGGTTTGGCGTGTTAGGTGAAACTGGTTTTATCGGGCTTATCGCCTTTATGGTCATGACCATTACGGTGTTCGTTTCCGCAAAACGCGCGACAGGAATCGTTATGGCTAACCCAGTCGAATATGGACCTGTCATCCGCGCGATTTCTGAAGGGCTTTATTCTGGCATCGTCGCATTCTGTGTGTCAGGGACCTTCCTCACCCAAGGTTTTACCTGGCCTATATATATCCTCTTAGCACTGACAGCCTCAGTGTTCAGGTATGTGTCGCTTCGAGAGGCAGACCTTTTTGAGCAAAGAAACCGCTCTGCAAAACAAGAAGCCAAAGACAATTCCGAGCCAGAGCCGCCTCCAAATCCATTTATTAAAAAACGCTAA
- a CDS encoding succinylglutamate desuccinylase/aspartoacylase family protein, with protein sequence MTKCIEGNKIDGLSVISSLDVSQLDAGAHKFWFRAATDALAQWQHLPVWVFKGTEPGKNIMITAGVHGDEYNGVLSAQAIARALRGKSLKGCVTIVPTVNLSGMLHHSRDFFSSDPDVSCGNLNRHFPGNPQGNEPQRYLDPIWRNLLQPNADLAIDLHTQTSGTRYPLYVFADYRLDDAVNMARLMNPDAILNDPGDPGILETVWNQNGIPSITVEAGVGRYTDIEMVNRTVRGVLNIFTLYGLIDGEFAAVEPAIESARVTSIRAVQGGFILPQVELLQAVEKGQVLAIQYDSFGEEEYRYHAPEGGVVLSHNVESMRAAGSLVIRLIHPGATL encoded by the coding sequence ATGACTAAGTGTATTGAAGGAAACAAAATCGACGGATTGTCAGTGATTTCATCACTTGATGTGAGCCAACTGGATGCAGGTGCACACAAGTTTTGGTTCCGCGCCGCAACCGATGCTTTGGCACAGTGGCAACATCTTCCTGTCTGGGTGTTTAAAGGCACTGAACCGGGCAAGAACATCATGATCACCGCGGGTGTTCATGGCGATGAATACAATGGTGTTTTGTCAGCACAAGCGATTGCCCGTGCTCTGCGTGGTAAATCACTGAAAGGTTGCGTGACCATCGTACCTACCGTCAACCTAAGCGGTATGCTGCACCACAGCCGCGATTTCTTTTCCTCTGACCCTGACGTTTCCTGTGGCAACCTGAACCGCCATTTCCCGGGCAATCCGCAAGGTAACGAACCTCAACGCTATCTTGATCCGATCTGGCGTAACCTTCTCCAGCCAAATGCCGATCTTGCGATTGACCTGCATACGCAAACATCTGGCACCCGCTATCCGCTTTATGTGTTCGCGGATTATCGTTTGGATGACGCTGTTAACATGGCGCGCTTGATGAACCCAGATGCCATTCTGAACGATCCAGGCGACCCGGGTATCCTGGAAACCGTTTGGAATCAGAATGGCATTCCGAGCATCACGGTTGAAGCTGGTGTCGGCCGTTATACCGATATAGAAATGGTGAATCGTACGGTTCGCGGTGTACTCAACATCTTCACTCTATACGGTTTGATTGATGGCGAATTTGCAGCAGTGGAACCAGCGATTGAAAGCGCTCGCGTGACCAGTATTCGTGCTGTTCAGGGCGGCTTTATTCTTCCACAGGTTGAATTATTGCAAGCTGTGGAGAAAGGTCAGGTGTTAGCGATCCAATACGACAGCTTTGGTGAAGAGGAATACCGCTACCATGCGCCGGAAGGTGGTGTGGTGTTAAGCCACAATGTTGAATCCATGCGTGCAGCAGGTTCATTGGTTATTCGCTTAATACATCCTGGCGCAACACTCTGA
- a CDS encoding DMT family transporter: MLKSAIPFIFVLLWSTGFIGAKFGLPYADAATFLFIRMVLNVSVFIVILGVMKPLMPKGKVLFHVLLSGLLIHGFYLGGVFAAIGFGMPAGLSSLLVGFQPILTALIVINLSSERLNPAQWVGLFAGIFGIALVVQGKMSWNIDAQPFYAYLFVFLALLGITLGTLYQKHFCQGVDLVACAMWQYVAAGVFFLPMAWLVEGFEVTWSLTFTLTMIWSVLALSVIAVLLYLYMVGQGAASKVTSVIYLVPPVTAIQGWLFFDEAFSTATIIGFAVCALAVFLVMKAPKLRVGH, translated from the coding sequence ATGCTGAAAAGCGCCATTCCCTTTATCTTTGTATTGCTTTGGAGCACAGGCTTTATCGGTGCCAAATTTGGCCTTCCGTATGCGGATGCCGCCACTTTCCTTTTTATTCGCATGGTGCTAAACGTCTCGGTGTTTATCGTTATTTTGGGTGTCATGAAACCCCTGATGCCCAAAGGAAAAGTGCTGTTTCACGTCCTACTGTCTGGGCTGTTAATACACGGTTTTTATCTTGGCGGGGTGTTTGCAGCGATTGGTTTTGGCATGCCTGCTGGCTTGTCATCTTTGCTGGTTGGATTCCAGCCAATCCTCACCGCTCTGATTGTGATTAATCTTTCCAGCGAGCGGCTTAATCCAGCACAGTGGGTTGGCTTGTTCGCGGGTATTTTCGGCATCGCATTGGTCGTGCAGGGCAAGATGAGCTGGAATATCGACGCTCAACCTTTCTATGCCTATCTGTTCGTTTTTCTGGCATTGCTTGGCATTACCCTCGGCACTTTGTACCAAAAGCACTTTTGTCAGGGTGTTGATTTGGTTGCTTGTGCGATGTGGCAATATGTTGCAGCTGGTGTGTTCTTTTTGCCGATGGCTTGGTTGGTGGAAGGCTTTGAAGTGACTTGGTCGTTAACGTTCACCCTCACCATGATTTGGTCTGTACTGGCGTTATCAGTCATTGCGGTATTGCTATACCTCTACATGGTTGGCCAAGGCGCAGCATCTAAAGTCACCTCTGTGATTTATCTGGTTCCGCCCGTTACCGCTATTCAGGGATGGCTCTTTTTCGATGAAGCGTTTTCAACGGCCACTATTATCGGCTTTGCGGTATGTGCTCTGGCAGTGTTCCTTGTTATGAAAGCGCCCAAGTTGCGAGTTGGCCATTAA